The DNA region TCACTTCCCTCTGGAAGAGAATATTGCGTTGACTAAGAAAGTAGTAGACGTTGCTCATACCCTAGGAGTTTCTGTTGAGGCTGAGCTAGGAAGAATTGGAGGACAAGAGGATGACCTAGTGGTTGATGATGCCGATGCCGCGTATGCGATTCCAGCTGAATGTGAGCAGCTTGTCCGTGAGACAAAGGTAGATTGTTTTGCTCCAGCTCTTGGTTCTGTTCACGGTCCTTACAAGGGAGAGCCGAACTTAGGGTTTGATCGCATGGAAGAAGTACAAAAATTAACAGGTGTACCTCTAGTGCTACACGGGGGAACTGGAATTCCTACGAAGGATATTCAAAGAGCGATTTCATTAGGTACAGCAAAAATTAACGTAAATACGGAAAGTCAAATGTCTTCAGCGGCAACTGTACGTAAGGTGCTTCAAGAAAAACCTGATCTGTACGACCCACGTAAATATCTTGGACCAGCTAGAGATACGATTAAAGAAACGGTAAAAGGAAAAATGCGTGAGTTTGGCTCAAGTAACCAAGCTTAACCAGATGCATTCCCTATGTTTGGGAGAGAGATCATCACGTATTTTCAACCCTATTTAACCCATAAAATTCATTATAGATACGAACCTTACTTTTATGATTTCGCAAAAAAGCAAGGAGGAGGTCCTCACTATTATGAAAATCTTCTTAGACACAGCTAATATAGATGAAATAAAAAAGGCGTATGAGCTAGGTGTTATTGCCGGTGTAACAACAAACCCAAGCTTAGTAGCGAAGGAAGGAATTGACTTCAAAGAGCGATTACAAGAGATTTGTGCCATTGTTTCAGGCTCTGTTAGTGCAGAGGTTATTAGTGAGCACGCTGAAGGAATGGTGGAGGAAGGAGAGGATCTGGCTAAGATCGCTCCGCAAATCACCGTTAAAATTCCTATGACTCTTGAGGGCTTAAAAGCGGTAAATATTCTTTCTAGCAAACAAATCAAGACGAATGTCACCCTTATTTTTTCAGCAAATCAAGCGCTACTAGCTGCACGTGCAGGGGCGAGCTATGTCTCTCCTTTCTTAGGTCGACTTGATGATATTGGGCATAATGGAATGCAATTAATTGAAGATATCGAGCAGATTTTTTCAATCCATAATATAGCGACTGAAATTATTGCGGCATCCATTCGTCATCCTCTTCATGTTACAGAAGCAGCTTTGCGAGGGGCGCATATTGGAACTATGCCGTATTCCGTTATTGAGCAGATTTCCAAGCATCCACTAACAGACGCTGGAATTGAGAAGTTTTTAGCTGATTGGGAGAAGGCGCAAAAATCAAACTAAGGTGTATTCTTTTGCATCAATGATGGCAATAATGATGGTAGCATCTTCTAACAGCAAGAAAGACCTAGGAAGGAGAAGAGGAATGGACAAATTATATATTCAAGGAAAAACTCCTTTAAGGGGCACTGTTCAGATTAGTAGTGCCAAGAATAGTGCTGTTGCTCTAATTCCAGCTACTATTTTAGCCGATACGCCGACAGTCATTGAGAACCTACCCAATATCAGTGATGTACGTATTTTAGCTGAACTTTTAGAGCAAATCGGAGGCAAGGTAGAGATTAAAGACAATGACATGTACGTAGATTCTACGACAATGTCATCAATCCCTCTGCCCAATGGAAGTGTAAAAAAACTTCGTGCTTCCTATTATCTTATGGGAGCTATGCTAGGTAGGTTTAAGCGAGCAGCTGTTGGCCTTCCTGGGGGCTGTAATTTAGGACCGCGTCCTATAGATCAGCATATCAAAGGCTTTGAAGCTTTAGGAGCGAAAGTAACCAATGAGCATGGAGCCATCTTTTTAGAGGCTGAGGAGCTTAGAGGCTCACGGATTTATTTAGATGTTGTGAGCGTTGGAGCTACAATTAATATCATGCTGGCGGCTGTGAGAGCTAAAGGGCTAACGGTTATCGAGAACGCAGCCAAAGAGCCAGAAATTATTGATGTTGCCACGCTACTTGTTTCTATGGGAGCCAAGATAAAGGGAGCAGGAACAGATGTGATAAGAATTGAAGGTGTCGATACCCTTAAGGGCTGTAGACAACCGATTATCCCCGATCGTATTGAGACGGGCACATTTATGATTGCTGCTGCGGCAACGAAGGGACAGGTACTTGTAGATAACGTTATTCCTAAGCATATGGAGTCTGTTTCTTCTAAGCTTAGAGAGATGGGTGTGATTGTGGAAGAGAGGGATGACTCGATACTAGTGGATGCTACGGCAGCAGATTTAAAAGCTGTCGACATTAAAACATTAGTTCATCCAGGGTTTCCCACTGACCTTCAGCAATCTATGACTACACTCCTGACACAAGCGGAAGGAACAAGCATTGTAACCGATACAATATATAGTCATCGCTTTAAGCATACGGATGAATTAAGACGTATGGGTGCAAATATTAAGGTTGAAGGACGTTCTGCAATTATTACTGGTCCAACAGCCTTGCAAGGCACTAAGGTGACGGCATCGGATCTACGTGCGGGCTCAGCTTTGGTTATTGCTGGACTTATCTCTTCAGGAATAACAGAAATAAGTGGTGT from Bacillus horti includes:
- the fba gene encoding class II fructose-1,6-bisphosphate aldolase, translating into MPLVSMKDMLIKAVEGKYAVGQFNINNLEFTQAILQAAQEENSPVILGVSEGAAKYIGGFKTVVAIIRSLIEDYNITVPVAIHLDHGSSFEMCVKAIDAGFTSVMIDGSHFPLEENIALTKKVVDVAHTLGVSVEAELGRIGGQEDDLVVDDADAAYAIPAECEQLVRETKVDCFAPALGSVHGPYKGEPNLGFDRMEEVQKLTGVPLVLHGGTGIPTKDIQRAISLGTAKINVNTESQMSSAATVRKVLQEKPDLYDPRKYLGPARDTIKETVKGKMREFGSSNQA
- the fsa gene encoding fructose-6-phosphate aldolase; the protein is MKIFLDTANIDEIKKAYELGVIAGVTTNPSLVAKEGIDFKERLQEICAIVSGSVSAEVISEHAEGMVEEGEDLAKIAPQITVKIPMTLEGLKAVNILSSKQIKTNVTLIFSANQALLAARAGASYVSPFLGRLDDIGHNGMQLIEDIEQIFSIHNIATEIIAASIRHPLHVTEAALRGAHIGTMPYSVIEQISKHPLTDAGIEKFLADWEKAQKSN
- a CDS encoding UDP-N-acetylglucosamine 1-carboxyvinyltransferase, whose amino-acid sequence is MDKLYIQGKTPLRGTVQISSAKNSAVALIPATILADTPTVIENLPNISDVRILAELLEQIGGKVEIKDNDMYVDSTTMSSIPLPNGSVKKLRASYYLMGAMLGRFKRAAVGLPGGCNLGPRPIDQHIKGFEALGAKVTNEHGAIFLEAEELRGSRIYLDVVSVGATINIMLAAVRAKGLTVIENAAKEPEIIDVATLLVSMGAKIKGAGTDVIRIEGVDTLKGCRQPIIPDRIETGTFMIAAAATKGQVLVDNVIPKHMESVSSKLREMGVIVEERDDSILVDATAADLKAVDIKTLVHPGFPTDLQQSMTTLLTQAEGTSIVTDTIYSHRFKHTDELRRMGANIKVEGRSAIITGPTALQGTKVTASDLRAGSALVIAGLISSGITEISGVEHIDRGYENLQAKLKALGAETWRKSDTLDQEVKEKVNQ